One Candidatus Eremiobacteraceae bacterium genomic window carries:
- a CDS encoding NADH-quinone oxidoreductase subunit B family protein — MSPHQPFITTKLDEFANWARTSAIWPMTMGLACCAIEMMSIVSPRYDTSRFGAEVFRSSPRQSDLMIVSGRVANKMAPILRHLYDQMPDPKWVISMGACASTGGIFDNYAILPGVDRILPVDVYVPGCPPSPDALIYAIMQLRKQIEAGGKAMVLAKNV, encoded by the coding sequence ATGAGCCCGCATCAGCCCTTCATCACCACCAAACTCGACGAATTCGCGAACTGGGCGCGGACATCGGCGATCTGGCCGATGACCATGGGCCTCGCTTGCTGCGCCATCGAGATGATGTCGATCGTTTCTCCGCGCTATGACACGTCACGGTTCGGCGCTGAAGTTTTCCGGTCGTCGCCGCGCCAGAGCGACCTCATGATCGTCTCTGGCCGCGTCGCCAACAAGATGGCGCCCATCCTCCGCCATCTCTACGACCAGATGCCGGATCCGAAATGGGTGATCTCGATGGGCGCCTGTGCGTCGACCGGCGGCATTTTCGACAATTACGCGATCCTGCCCGGAGTCGATCGCATCTTGCCGGTCGATGTCTACGTGCCCGGCTGCCCGCCGAGCCCGGACGCGCTGATCTATGCCATCATGCAGTTACGCAAGCAGATCGAAGCCGGCGGCAAGGCGATGGTGCTCGCCAAAAATGTCTGA
- a CDS encoding NADH-quinone oxidoreductase subunit A — protein MPVSPWATVGIFFIVAAVIALIISAVPGIFTAKRPTKTKLEAYECGVPPTSAMIGRFPVRFYLVAMLFVIFDVEAASFYPWAVRLKELGSFGLLEMVTFIVVLGIGYAYVWKKGGFSWR, from the coding sequence GTGCCAGTATCACCGTGGGCGACCGTAGGAATCTTCTTCATCGTTGCTGCGGTCATCGCGCTGATCATCAGCGCCGTGCCGGGCATCTTCACCGCGAAGCGCCCGACGAAGACGAAACTCGAAGCGTACGAGTGCGGCGTGCCGCCCACGTCGGCCATGATCGGGCGCTTCCCAGTCCGGTTCTATTTAGTCGCCATGCTGTTCGTCATCTTCGATGTCGAAGCCGCGTCATTCTATCCGTGGGCCGTGCGGCTCAAGGAACTCGGCTCGTTCGGTTTGCTTGAGATGGTCACGTTCATCGTCGTGCTCGGAATCGGCTACGCATATGTTTGGAAGAAGGGCGGCTTCTCGTGGAGATGA